One genomic region from Fictibacillus marinisediminis encodes:
- the mciZ gene encoding Z-ring formation inhibitor MciZ, whose protein sequence is MKVYIQHNGVTMVGKAWQIKYMLKQYMKQHSTVKEWITSSPGHKR, encoded by the coding sequence GTGAAAGTGTATATCCAGCATAATGGTGTAACAATGGTAGGAAAAGCTTGGCAGATTAAATATATGCTCAAGCAATATATGAAGCAGCATTCCACTGTAAAGGAGTGGATCACTTCCTCTCCAGGACATAAACGCTGA
- a CDS encoding aldo/keto reductase encodes MKQNKLGASDLFVSEIGLGCMSIEPGNETEGREMIRRAYDEGVTFFDTADLYHFGWNEEFVGKSVKPFRDKVVLSTKVGNRWTADKEGWDWDPSKAYIKTAVKDSLHRLQTDYIDLYQLHGGTIEDNMDETIAAFDELKKEGLIREYGISSIRPNVISYYAEHSDIVSVMMQYSILDRRPEEEMLDFLHDKNISVIARGPVAKGWLSKRALQRNESDQYLDYEGKEIQELVKHLYSEFGSEIRLSQTAIRYALHHPAVATAIPGASSVEQLLSNIGTSTMHELASDEVSAIRSLSKKNVYEQHRR; translated from the coding sequence ATGAAGCAGAATAAACTTGGAGCCTCTGATTTGTTTGTAAGCGAAATCGGACTCGGCTGCATGTCCATTGAGCCTGGTAATGAAACAGAAGGAAGAGAAATGATTCGAAGAGCGTATGACGAAGGCGTCACTTTTTTCGACACCGCTGATCTTTATCACTTCGGCTGGAATGAAGAATTTGTAGGAAAAAGCGTAAAGCCTTTCAGAGACAAGGTCGTTCTCTCCACTAAAGTTGGCAACCGCTGGACCGCGGATAAAGAGGGCTGGGACTGGGATCCATCAAAGGCATACATAAAAACTGCGGTAAAAGACAGCCTCCATCGCCTGCAGACGGACTACATCGACTTATATCAGCTCCATGGGGGAACCATTGAAGACAATATGGATGAAACCATCGCCGCCTTCGATGAACTGAAAAAGGAGGGCCTCATCCGGGAATATGGCATCTCCTCGATCAGACCAAACGTGATATCGTATTATGCTGAACATTCAGACATCGTGAGTGTCATGATGCAATACAGCATTCTTGACCGTCGCCCGGAGGAAGAGATGCTTGATTTTCTTCATGATAAAAACATCAGCGTGATCGCACGCGGACCTGTTGCGAAAGGCTGGCTCTCTAAACGAGCGCTGCAGCGCAACGAGAGCGATCAGTACCTGGATTATGAAGGAAAGGAGATCCAGGAGCTCGTCAAACACCTGTACAGCGAATTTGGAAGTGAAATCCGTTTGAGCCAGACTGCGATCCGTTATGCTCTTCATCACCCTGCCGTCGCTACGGCTATTCCAGGCGCGAGTTCTGTGGAACAGCTTCTTTCCAATATCGGAACCAGCACTATGCATGAACTGGCTTCCGATGAGGTTAGCGCTATCCGTTCGTTGTCTAAAAAGAACGTCTATGAACAGCATAGAAGATAA